In Edaphobacter paludis, a single window of DNA contains:
- a CDS encoding helix-turn-helix domain-containing protein, producing MERFCDELRWAREQRKISIEAICEETKVSPRHLRALEAGEYGDLPGGVFRKGIVRSYIAALGLEEAWWLNRFEASLRESGAQETEVEDWSEFAENVRRNRVGDDSGTKLRWMGVAMMAASLLAVAWCVWKFVLRGRLL from the coding sequence ATGGAAAGATTCTGCGACGAGCTGCGATGGGCGCGGGAGCAGCGAAAGATCTCGATTGAAGCGATCTGCGAGGAGACGAAGGTCTCGCCGCGGCATCTGCGTGCGCTCGAGGCGGGAGAGTACGGTGACCTGCCCGGCGGAGTCTTTCGCAAAGGCATCGTGCGCAGCTATATCGCGGCGCTGGGGCTCGAAGAGGCCTGGTGGCTGAACCGTTTCGAGGCAAGTTTACGGGAGAGCGGCGCCCAGGAGACCGAGGTTGAGGACTGGTCCGAGTTCGCCGAGAATGTGCGCCGAAACAGGGTCGGCGATGATTCTGGGACGAAGCTACGATGGATGGGCGTAGCGATGATGGCGGCTTCTCTGCTGGCTGTGGCGTGGTGTGTGTGGAAGTTCGTCCTGCGTGGGCGACTGCTCTAG
- the metK gene encoding methionine adenosyltransferase yields the protein MATRDKFLFTSESVTEGHPDKIADQISDAILDACLEQDPYSRVACETLTCTGLVVVAGEITTKAYVDFQGIVRGTVAAIGYDNALYGFDSNTCSVISTINKQSGDIAMGVDTGGAGDQGMMFGYATNETPELMPAPISLAHKLAQKLSEVRKSGLMAYLRPDGKSQVTVEYDSNNKPVRVDAVVISTQHAENVGNDELRADILKHVIQAVIPAELLDQDTKYHINPTGRFVVGGPMGDTGLTGRKIIVDTYGGMGRHGGGAFSGKDATKVDRSAAYMARYVAKNIVAAELADRCEVQLAYAIGVPEPVSVLVETFGTGKVDEAQLEALVRKNFSLTPKGIIESLNLRRPIYKATAAYGHFGRKGEGFTWEATDKAATLKEQASQVLAAK from the coding sequence TTGGCGACACGCGATAAGTTTCTGTTTACCAGTGAGTCTGTGACCGAAGGGCATCCCGACAAGATTGCCGACCAGATCTCCGATGCCATCCTCGATGCCTGCCTGGAGCAGGATCCATACAGCCGCGTAGCTTGCGAAACGCTGACCTGCACCGGCCTGGTGGTGGTTGCCGGTGAGATCACGACGAAGGCCTATGTGGACTTTCAGGGCATCGTTCGTGGAACCGTCGCGGCGATCGGATATGACAATGCGCTTTATGGGTTCGATTCGAATACCTGTTCGGTGATCTCGACGATCAACAAGCAGTCGGGCGATATCGCCATGGGTGTCGATACGGGCGGAGCGGGTGATCAGGGCATGATGTTCGGTTATGCGACGAACGAGACCCCCGAGTTGATGCCGGCGCCGATCTCGCTGGCACACAAGCTGGCGCAGAAGCTGAGTGAAGTTCGCAAGTCCGGGCTCATGGCTTATCTTCGGCCCGATGGCAAGAGCCAGGTAACGGTCGAGTATGACTCGAACAACAAGCCCGTGCGTGTGGATGCGGTCGTTATTTCGACACAGCACGCGGAAAACGTCGGCAACGACGAGCTGCGCGCGGATATCCTGAAGCACGTGATTCAGGCCGTTATTCCGGCGGAGTTGCTGGATCAGGACACGAAGTACCACATCAATCCGACTGGCCGGTTCGTGGTCGGTGGACCGATGGGCGATACCGGTTTGACGGGCCGCAAGATCATCGTCGACACCTATGGCGGCATGGGCCGGCATGGCGGCGGAGCTTTCAGCGGCAAGGATGCGACGAAGGTTGACCGTTCGGCGGCCTACATGGCGCGGTATGTGGCAAAGAATATTGTTGCCGCTGAGTTGGCCGATCGTTGCGAGGTGCAGCTTGCCTACGCGATTGGCGTTCCCGAACCGGTTAGCGTACTGGTTGAGACGTTTGGCACGGGCAAGGTGGATGAGGCCCAACTCGAAGCGCTGGTGCGGAAGAACTTCTCACTGACTCCGAAGGGGATCATCGAGAGCCTGAATCTGCGGCGGCCAATCTATAAGGCGACCGCAGCTTATGGGCACTTCGGACGCAAGGGCGAGGGCTTTACCTGGGAGGCAACCGACAAGGCTGCCACTCTGAAGGAGCAGGCGAGCCAGGTGCTGGCTGCCAAGTAA
- a CDS encoding methylated-DNA--[protein]-cysteine S-methyltransferase, whose protein sequence is MTMAKGNSRVSAVPSLFAGRQWQQVLERDASADGQFFYAVKSTKIYCKPSCPSRRPTRKQVAFFPTQAAAEAAGYRPCMRCEPERTAPKDDPQAGAIVAVTEYLKEHAEERTKLADVAKATGVGRLTILRGFKRVLGVSPGQYAKEQRLAKFKDKVRQPKTRITDAIYEAGFGSSSRLYEKSEASLGMTPRVMRAGGAGLVIRYCTAASPLGRMLVAATDVGVCSIAFGKDDVELVAELRERFNKAQLVQAKGNTGWLADGVAFVLSQMGEHPLAATFPLDVRATAFQQRVWKALQAIPRGETRSYGSIAKDLGRPTAARAVGMAIGSNPVAVVVPCHRAIKSDGSLSGYRWGVERKKKLLDAEAIRHPH, encoded by the coding sequence ATGACGATGGCTAAAGGAAATTCCAGAGTGAGTGCGGTTCCGAGTTTGTTTGCGGGCAGACAGTGGCAGCAGGTGCTGGAGCGGGATGCCAGCGCGGACGGGCAGTTTTTCTATGCGGTGAAGTCGACGAAGATTTACTGCAAGCCTAGTTGCCCGAGCCGCAGGCCTACGCGGAAGCAGGTTGCCTTCTTCCCTACCCAGGCTGCAGCCGAGGCTGCTGGATACAGGCCTTGCATGCGGTGTGAGCCGGAGCGGACGGCTCCAAAAGATGATCCCCAGGCGGGGGCCATCGTTGCGGTTACTGAGTATCTGAAGGAACATGCGGAGGAGCGGACCAAGCTTGCAGACGTAGCGAAGGCCACGGGTGTGGGGCGGCTGACGATTCTGCGCGGGTTCAAGCGTGTGCTGGGGGTCAGTCCGGGGCAGTATGCGAAGGAGCAGCGGCTGGCGAAGTTCAAGGACAAGGTTCGGCAGCCGAAGACGCGGATTACGGACGCGATCTATGAGGCCGGGTTTGGGTCGAGCAGCAGGCTATATGAGAAGAGCGAGGCTTCCCTGGGGATGACTCCCCGGGTGATGCGCGCGGGTGGAGCGGGGCTGGTCATCCGGTACTGTACTGCGGCGAGTCCGCTGGGGCGGATGCTGGTGGCGGCGACCGATGTGGGCGTCTGCTCGATCGCGTTTGGCAAGGACGATGTCGAGCTGGTGGCGGAGCTGCGGGAGAGATTTAACAAGGCGCAACTGGTGCAGGCCAAGGGGAATACAGGGTGGTTGGCTGATGGCGTGGCGTTTGTGCTGAGCCAGATGGGAGAGCATCCGCTGGCGGCTACATTTCCTCTGGATGTGAGGGCAACGGCGTTTCAGCAACGAGTATGGAAGGCGCTACAGGCAATTCCACGTGGCGAGACGCGGAGCTATGGGAGCATCGCAAAGGATCTTGGCCGGCCTACGGCGGCGCGAGCAGTCGGGATGGCGATTGGATCGAATCCAGTGGCGGTAGTGGTGCCTTGTCATCGGGCGATAAAGAGCGATGGGAGCCTGTCGGGGTATCGCTGGGGCGTGGAGCGGAAGAAAAAATTGCTGGATGCAGAAGCGATTAGACACCCTCACTAG
- a CDS encoding pyridoxamine 5'-phosphate oxidase family protein has protein sequence MDRTSLYSAMSKYRYGVVSSTSSTGTPQSALVGIATTPNLEIIFDTVASSRKYPNLIERPRCSFVVGWGAEQTVQFEGIASLPTGLDLKRYQDTYFAVWPECRTHISWPGIAYFVVRPAWIRFSDYDQKPPLIEEMTF, from the coding sequence ATGGACCGTACATCGCTCTATTCGGCTATGTCGAAATATCGCTACGGTGTCGTCTCAAGCACATCCAGCACAGGCACTCCGCAGTCCGCGCTCGTAGGCATCGCCACTACTCCAAATCTTGAGATCATCTTCGATACCGTAGCATCGTCCAGAAAATACCCAAACCTCATCGAGCGCCCGCGCTGCTCCTTCGTCGTCGGATGGGGCGCAGAGCAAACCGTGCAGTTCGAAGGCATTGCCAGTCTGCCAACAGGCTTAGATCTCAAGCGCTATCAGGACACGTACTTTGCAGTCTGGCCAGAATGCCGTACACACATTAGCTGGCCCGGCATCGCCTACTTCGTCGTTCGTCCTGCGTGGATCAGGTTCAGCGACTACGATCAAAAGCCGCCACTTATAGAAGAGATGACCTTCTAG
- the ahcY gene encoding adenosylhomocysteinase, which produces MATAIVDKTGVASEYKVADISLAEFGRKEIDIAEQEMPGLMSIRNKYAASKPLAGVRVTGSLHMTIQTAVLIETMVALGADVRWASCNIFSTQDHAAAAIAAAGVPVFAWKGESLEEYWWCTDQALRHKGGLGPQIVIDDGGDVTLLIHKGVELEKGDGWVNTPSGNQEEGVIKDLLKKIHAEDATYFQKLAKEWRGVAEETTTGVHRLYKMMEQGKLLVPAINVNDSVTKSKFDNLYGCRESLVDGIKRATDVMVAGKTAVICGYGDVGKGSAASLRGLGARVIVTEIDPINALQAAMEGYEVTTLEETLGRGDIYVTCTGNLDIITFEHMQQMKDQAIVCNIGHFDNEIQMDQLNSAKGVTKLNIKPQVDKYTFPDGNSIFVLAEGRLVNLGCATGHPSFVMSNSFSNQTLAALDLWKNKDTYKPGVYILPKKLDEEVARLHLEKIGVKLTTLSPKQAEYLGVSPDGPYKAEQYRY; this is translated from the coding sequence ATGGCGACAGCAATTGTTGATAAGACAGGTGTGGCTTCCGAGTACAAGGTAGCCGACATTTCACTGGCAGAGTTTGGGCGTAAAGAGATCGATATCGCCGAGCAGGAGATGCCGGGCTTGATGTCGATTCGCAACAAGTACGCCGCAAGCAAGCCGCTGGCAGGCGTTCGCGTGACCGGATCGCTGCATATGACCATCCAGACGGCTGTGCTGATTGAGACGATGGTGGCTCTCGGCGCGGATGTTCGTTGGGCGAGCTGCAATATCTTCTCGACGCAGGACCATGCGGCGGCGGCGATTGCTGCGGCAGGCGTTCCGGTGTTTGCGTGGAAGGGCGAGAGCCTCGAAGAATACTGGTGGTGTACCGATCAGGCGCTGCGGCATAAGGGTGGACTGGGCCCGCAGATCGTGATCGACGACGGCGGCGATGTGACCCTGCTGATCCACAAGGGCGTGGAGTTGGAGAAGGGCGATGGCTGGGTCAATACTCCTTCCGGAAATCAGGAAGAGGGTGTCATCAAGGACCTGCTGAAGAAGATCCATGCCGAGGATGCGACCTACTTCCAGAAGTTGGCGAAGGAGTGGCGCGGCGTTGCCGAAGAGACGACGACCGGTGTTCACCGGCTGTACAAGATGATGGAGCAGGGCAAGCTGCTGGTGCCTGCCATCAACGTGAATGATTCTGTCACCAAGAGCAAGTTCGACAACCTCTATGGTTGCCGCGAGTCGCTGGTGGATGGCATCAAGCGCGCGACCGACGTGATGGTTGCGGGCAAGACGGCCGTGATATGCGGCTATGGCGATGTGGGCAAAGGCTCTGCTGCTTCGCTGCGTGGGCTGGGCGCACGCGTGATTGTGACGGAGATCGATCCGATCAATGCGCTGCAGGCGGCGATGGAAGGCTATGAGGTCACGACGCTTGAAGAGACGCTGGGTCGCGGCGACATCTATGTGACCTGCACGGGCAATCTCGACATCATCACCTTCGAGCATATGCAGCAGATGAAGGACCAGGCGATTGTCTGCAACATCGGCCACTTCGACAACGAGATCCAGATGGACCAGTTGAACAGCGCGAAGGGCGTGACCAAGCTGAACATCAAGCCTCAGGTGGACAAGTACACGTTCCCCGACGGCAACAGCATCTTTGTACTGGCTGAGGGACGGCTAGTGAACCTGGGCTGCGCGACGGGTCATCCGAGCTTTGTGATGAGCAACAGCTTCTCGAACCAGACGCTGGCTGCGCTCGATCTTTGGAAGAATAAGGACACGTACAAGCCGGGCGTCTACATTCTGCCGAAGAAGCTGGACGAGGAAGTGGCGCGTCTGCATCTGGAAAAGATTGGCGTGAAGCTGACGACGCTTTCGCCGAAGCAGGCGGAGTATCTTGGGGTTTCTCCGGATGGTCCTTACAAGGCGGAGCAGTACCGGTACTAA
- a CDS encoding helix-hairpin-helix domain-containing protein yields MLKFLRSPITLALALLLSAPVMATAQKSSKATAKSASTSTATTGDKLDINTATPDQLKAFPGIGDAYAKRIIDGRPYTAKNQLTSRGILPPATYNKIKDQIIASKPKK; encoded by the coding sequence ATGCTGAAATTCCTACGCTCCCCCATCACACTCGCTCTGGCGCTCCTCTTGTCTGCTCCGGTAATGGCAACTGCCCAAAAGTCCTCCAAGGCCACGGCGAAGTCCGCGTCCACCAGCACCGCCACCACCGGAGACAAACTCGACATCAACACCGCCACTCCGGACCAGCTGAAAGCCTTTCCGGGCATCGGCGATGCCTACGCCAAGCGCATCATCGACGGTCGTCCCTATACCGCCAAAAACCAGCTCACAAGCCGAGGCATTCTTCCGCCGGCGACCTACAACAAGATCAAGGATCAGATCATCGCCAGCAAACCCAAGAAATAG
- a CDS encoding alkaline phosphatase family protein: protein MKTLTASFAGALLALGWIGHGVAQIRHNDARATATPIKHVVVIFGENISFDHYFGTYPLALNPAGEPAFHAKPDTPTVNGLTETLLEHNPNFFNTKVNGKDATQPFRLSRAQAATADENHDYTAEQRAFHSGLMDSFPRYTGILGSPKVRERLGSEGVAGGEQYAHQTKGLVMGYFDGNTVTAMWNYAQRYALNDNSFNTVFGPSTPGAISLISGQTNGITDKVNAGNTVIEGGDGTFTMIGDGDPLGDICSTTSGALLQFSGNNIGQMLSKKGVTWGWFEGGFDLTKTNPNGTTGCQRSTYSQVVKVTDHDYSPHHQPFQYYKETANLKHVRPVSVQMIGHDGDAANHQYDTDDFFDAVKAGNFPAVSFLKAPAYQDGHAGYSDPLDEQAFVVKVINFLEQQPEWKSTAVILAYDDSDGWYDHQMGPIVNQSTTRADALTGPGECGDGATALPGPRTAHAQGRCGYGPRLPLLVVSPYAKKNYVDHTLTDQTSVLRFIEDNWLGGERVGGGSFDAIAGPITGMFDFKHPDARQYILNDSTGVVVKQ from the coding sequence ATGAAGACTTTGACTGCCTCTTTTGCGGGCGCACTGCTGGCGCTTGGATGGATAGGCCATGGTGTCGCGCAGATACGTCACAACGATGCCAGAGCTACGGCCACGCCGATCAAACATGTAGTTGTGATCTTTGGCGAAAACATTTCGTTCGATCATTATTTTGGAACCTATCCCCTGGCATTGAATCCAGCAGGCGAGCCGGCGTTTCATGCGAAGCCAGATACGCCGACGGTGAATGGGTTGACGGAGACGCTGCTGGAGCATAATCCGAACTTCTTCAATACAAAAGTGAACGGAAAGGATGCGACCCAGCCATTTCGACTGTCGCGCGCGCAAGCGGCCACGGCAGACGAGAACCATGACTATACCGCCGAACAACGTGCCTTCCATTCCGGGTTGATGGATTCGTTTCCGAGGTACACAGGCATTCTGGGGTCGCCGAAGGTGAGGGAGCGGTTAGGCAGCGAAGGCGTCGCTGGAGGGGAGCAGTATGCCCACCAGACGAAGGGCCTGGTGATGGGCTACTTCGACGGCAATACGGTGACAGCAATGTGGAACTATGCGCAACGCTATGCCCTGAATGACAACTCGTTCAACACTGTCTTCGGACCCTCGACGCCGGGAGCGATCAGCCTGATTTCAGGCCAGACGAATGGCATCACCGATAAGGTGAATGCCGGGAATACAGTCATTGAAGGCGGCGACGGGACCTTTACGATGATCGGCGATGGCGATCCGCTTGGGGATATCTGCTCGACGACGTCGGGGGCATTGCTGCAGTTTAGCGGGAACAACATTGGACAGATGCTCTCGAAAAAAGGAGTGACGTGGGGATGGTTTGAGGGCGGCTTCGATCTGACGAAGACGAATCCCAATGGAACGACGGGATGCCAGCGCAGTACGTACTCGCAGGTGGTGAAGGTGACGGACCATGACTATAGCCCTCACCATCAGCCCTTTCAGTACTACAAGGAGACGGCAAATCTGAAGCATGTGCGGCCTGTATCGGTGCAGATGATTGGGCATGATGGCGATGCGGCGAATCATCAGTACGACACCGACGATTTCTTCGATGCGGTGAAGGCGGGAAACTTTCCGGCGGTGAGTTTTTTGAAGGCTCCCGCTTATCAGGATGGACATGCGGGCTACTCCGATCCGCTGGATGAGCAGGCGTTTGTGGTGAAGGTCATCAACTTTCTGGAGCAACAGCCGGAGTGGAAGAGTACAGCCGTGATTCTGGCGTATGACGACTCGGATGGCTGGTATGACCATCAGATGGGGCCGATTGTGAATCAGTCGACGACACGGGCCGATGCGCTGACCGGGCCGGGAGAGTGCGGCGATGGCGCAACTGCGTTGCCGGGGCCACGTACGGCTCATGCTCAGGGACGATGCGGGTATGGACCGCGGCTGCCTCTGCTGGTCGTGTCTCCTTATGCGAAGAAGAACTACGTAGACCATACTTTGACGGACCAGACTTCGGTGCTTCGCTTTATTGAAGACAACTGGCTGGGTGGCGAGCGCGTGGGCGGTGGTTCGTTCGATGCCATTGCCGGGCCGATAACAGGGATGTTTGATTTCAAGCATCCTGATGCGCGGCAATATATTTTGAACGACTCTACGGGAGTTGTGGTGAAGCAGTGA
- a CDS encoding multicopper oxidase — protein sequence MTITRRKFLEHAGVFASGLLLTEPVSAMAHRDTAMSNAVLGPGELTPFVDALPLQPIAKSMGTRVNPEHPSEQIPYYKIAMREMHVKVHRDLPATRVWGFNDSSPGPVFETRSGEPLLVEWANELPLKHFLPIDYTLPGAEKSVPEVRSVVHLHGGRTPPDSDGYPEDWYVPGKSAVNFYPNQQDAATLFYHDHAMGINRLNVYAGLQGMFLIRDAVEDALNLPSGKYEVPLVIYDRFLRKDGQLEYPVSAIPGKPWVPEVFGNVVLVNGKAMPYLEVEPRKYRLRILNGSNARFYRLSFDNGHEFHMIGSDQGLLESPLTLRRLQLAPAERADVVVDFSKCAGKRMQLVSDSLQVMQFRVAAQGGADTSALPMKLRAVERIKETTAVKTRLLTLDEHLNLADQSMDMMLNNTPWHMPVTEKPVIDTTEIWEFVNLTEDTHPIHLHLVRFQILDRQRIDTNAFFDNRTVSFMGSVEPAKGSEAGWKDTVRADPGTLTRIIVPFKGYAGRYVWHCHLLEHEDNEMMRPYEILAAEPQKAGK from the coding sequence GTGACGATTACTCGCAGGAAGTTTCTGGAGCACGCCGGCGTTTTTGCAAGCGGCCTGCTGCTGACCGAGCCAGTCTCCGCGATGGCTCACAGAGACACTGCAATGAGCAACGCGGTGCTGGGACCAGGGGAGTTGACGCCGTTTGTGGATGCGCTTCCGTTGCAGCCGATTGCGAAGAGCATGGGGACGCGGGTGAACCCGGAGCATCCGAGCGAGCAGATTCCTTATTACAAGATCGCCATGCGCGAGATGCATGTGAAGGTGCATCGCGATCTGCCTGCAACGCGGGTGTGGGGCTTTAATGACAGCTCGCCGGGGCCTGTATTTGAAACTCGCAGCGGAGAACCGCTTTTGGTGGAGTGGGCCAATGAGCTTCCGCTGAAGCATTTTTTGCCGATTGACTACACGCTTCCTGGAGCGGAGAAGAGCGTCCCCGAGGTGCGGAGCGTGGTTCATCTGCATGGCGGCAGAACGCCTCCTGATAGCGATGGCTATCCCGAGGACTGGTATGTTCCGGGGAAGTCCGCGGTCAACTTTTATCCGAACCAGCAGGACGCGGCGACACTGTTTTATCACGATCATGCGATGGGGATTAATCGACTGAACGTCTATGCGGGTTTGCAGGGGATGTTCTTGATTCGTGATGCGGTGGAGGACGCTCTGAATCTTCCGAGCGGCAAGTATGAGGTGCCGCTGGTAATCTACGACCGCTTTCTGCGCAAGGATGGGCAGCTTGAATATCCAGTGTCGGCCATACCGGGCAAGCCCTGGGTGCCGGAGGTGTTTGGCAATGTGGTGCTGGTGAATGGCAAGGCGATGCCTTATCTGGAAGTGGAGCCGCGAAAGTATCGGCTGCGAATTTTGAATGGATCGAATGCGCGGTTTTATCGGCTGTCATTTGACAATGGGCATGAGTTTCATATGATTGGATCCGATCAAGGCCTGCTGGAGAGTCCTTTGACTTTGCGGCGATTGCAGCTTGCTCCCGCAGAGCGGGCCGATGTGGTGGTGGACTTCAGCAAATGTGCAGGCAAGCGGATGCAGCTTGTGAGTGACTCGCTGCAGGTGATGCAGTTTCGTGTGGCTGCTCAAGGCGGGGCTGATACGAGTGCGCTGCCGATGAAGTTGCGTGCGGTCGAACGTATCAAAGAGACAACCGCAGTGAAGACGCGGCTGCTGACGCTGGATGAGCATCTGAATCTCGCCGATCAGTCGATGGACATGATGCTGAACAATACTCCGTGGCATATGCCGGTGACGGAGAAGCCTGTAATTGATACGACCGAGATCTGGGAGTTCGTAAATCTGACGGAGGATACGCATCCAATTCACCTTCATCTGGTGCGATTTCAGATTCTCGACCGGCAGAGAATTGATACGAATGCATTTTTCGATAACAGAACCGTGTCGTTCATGGGGAGCGTTGAACCGGCGAAAGGATCAGAGGCCGGATGGAAGGACACGGTGCGTGCCGATCCGGGGACGCTGACGCGAATTATCGTGCCGTTCAAGGGATATGCAGGGCGCTACGTGTGGCATTGCCATCTGCTGGAGCACGAGGACAACGAGATGATGCGGCCTTATGAAATTCTGGCTGCGGAGCCGCAGAAAGCAGGCAAATGA
- the hisI gene encoding phosphoribosyl-AMP cyclohydrolase, whose product MEAVKIDFAKMDGLVPGIVQDAKTGEMLMLGFLNEVSYAKTLETGFVTFWSRTRSKLWMKGETSGNRLKVISAATDCDNDALLFKVEVEGDGLVCHEGTVSCFTKNIETEKA is encoded by the coding sequence ATGGAAGCGGTAAAGATTGATTTTGCGAAGATGGATGGCCTGGTTCCGGGCATCGTGCAGGATGCGAAGACGGGCGAGATGCTGATGCTCGGCTTTTTGAACGAAGTGAGCTATGCGAAGACGCTGGAGACAGGTTTTGTGACCTTCTGGAGCCGGACGCGGAGCAAGCTTTGGATGAAGGGCGAGACCAGCGGCAATCGGCTGAAGGTGATCTCGGCCGCAACGGATTGCGACAACGATGCTCTGCTCTTCAAGGTAGAGGTCGAGGGCGATGGGCTGGTGTGCCACGAGGGCACGGTGAGTTGCTTTACCAAAAATATTGAAACGGAGAAAGCGTAA
- the hisG gene encoding ATP phosphoribosyltransferase — translation MSGAKKLKLGIPKGSLQDATIALFERAGWRIFANGRSYFPSIDDAEIECMLVRAQEMARYVEHGALDAGLTGNDWVLENETDVEYVTSLTYSKQSRQKVKWVLAVPEDSPFQKPEDLAGKIIATELVEFTKRYFASKNIPVKVEFSWGATEVKPPTLADAIVEVTETGSSLRANRLRIIETLMESETQLIANKTAYKDAWKREKIGNISLMLNAAIAAQGRVGLMLNARKEALDAVIGVLPALNSPTISQLSDEGWIALNTILDEAEVRDVIPKLKAAGATGIVEYPLSKVVL, via the coding sequence ATGTCTGGTGCGAAGAAGCTGAAGCTGGGGATTCCCAAGGGCAGTCTGCAGGATGCGACGATTGCGTTGTTTGAGCGAGCAGGTTGGAGAATCTTCGCGAATGGGCGGAGCTACTTCCCTTCTATCGACGATGCCGAGATTGAGTGCATGCTGGTGCGTGCTCAGGAGATGGCGCGCTATGTCGAGCATGGTGCGCTGGATGCTGGACTGACGGGCAACGATTGGGTTCTGGAGAATGAGACGGATGTGGAATACGTCACCAGCCTGACCTACAGCAAGCAGAGCCGGCAGAAGGTAAAGTGGGTGCTCGCAGTTCCCGAAGACTCGCCTTTTCAGAAGCCTGAGGATTTGGCGGGCAAGATTATTGCTACCGAACTGGTTGAGTTTACGAAGCGATACTTTGCAAGCAAAAACATTCCCGTGAAGGTGGAGTTTAGCTGGGGCGCGACTGAGGTGAAGCCACCTACGCTGGCCGATGCGATTGTCGAAGTCACAGAAACAGGTAGCTCACTGCGGGCCAACCGGCTGCGGATTATCGAGACGCTGATGGAGAGCGAGACGCAGTTGATCGCGAACAAAACCGCATACAAGGATGCCTGGAAGCGGGAGAAGATCGGCAACATTTCGCTGATGCTGAATGCTGCGATTGCGGCTCAAGGTCGTGTGGGGTTGATGCTGAATGCTCGCAAGGAAGCGCTGGATGCAGTGATTGGCGTGCTCCCGGCGTTGAATTCGCCGACGATCTCACAGCTTAGCGATGAAGGATGGATTGCGCTGAATACGATTCTGGATGAGGCTGAGGTTCGGGATGTGATTCCGAAGCTGAAGGCCGCTGGCGCTACTGGGATTGTGGAGTATCCGTTGAGCAAGGTTGTACTGTAA
- the hisD gene encoding histidinol dehydrogenase: MKLVRTFGRSKAAAAALVETLEQRGAANTAKVEPVVRRILADVRKGGDTGLRKYAAKFDGLAKGQALLVSREEMHVAWDDTAPELQAAMMVARGNILAFAEAQKPKEWTIAPAEGVKTGQIVRPLGSVGCYVPGGRYPLPSTLLMTVTPAQVAGVERIVVCSPKPARETMAAAWLAGVTEFYRVGGAQAIAAMAFGTETIGRVDKIVGPGNLFVTAAKTIVSTECGIDMPAGPTEIVVTSETGDAAGIAADLVAQAEHDPEALAILITSSEALAKDVAAAVKLQSAKNAIAKQSLAAQGCIFVTESVAEARELTNRLAPEHLTVDAAADLKWVRNAGSVFVGAYAPQSMGDYVSGPNHVLPTGRVGRLRGGLSVMDFVKVITVQEYTRKGLRKIGPHAIALAEAEGLVGHAESVRVRMR, translated from the coding sequence ATGAAGCTGGTACGAACATTTGGGCGGAGTAAGGCGGCGGCCGCCGCTCTGGTGGAGACACTGGAGCAGCGTGGAGCAGCAAACACGGCGAAGGTGGAACCGGTGGTGCGGCGGATTCTTGCGGATGTTCGCAAGGGTGGCGATACCGGACTGCGAAAGTATGCTGCCAAGTTTGATGGATTGGCGAAGGGGCAAGCCCTGCTGGTCTCTCGTGAGGAGATGCATGTCGCCTGGGACGATACTGCTCCAGAGTTGCAGGCGGCGATGATGGTGGCGCGTGGCAATATCCTTGCATTCGCCGAGGCGCAGAAGCCGAAGGAGTGGACGATTGCTCCGGCAGAGGGCGTGAAGACAGGGCAGATTGTTCGGCCGCTGGGAAGTGTGGGTTGCTATGTGCCGGGAGGACGATACCCGCTGCCTTCGACGCTGCTGATGACAGTAACTCCGGCGCAGGTGGCGGGAGTGGAGCGAATTGTAGTGTGCTCACCCAAGCCGGCGCGGGAGACGATGGCTGCTGCATGGCTTGCCGGAGTGACTGAGTTTTATCGCGTGGGTGGCGCGCAGGCGATTGCGGCAATGGCCTTTGGGACAGAGACGATTGGCCGCGTCGATAAGATTGTAGGACCGGGAAATCTATTTGTAACTGCGGCAAAGACAATTGTTTCGACGGAGTGCGGAATTGATATGCCCGCGGGGCCGACTGAGATTGTGGTTACAAGCGAGACTGGAGATGCAGCGGGGATTGCAGCGGACCTGGTGGCGCAGGCGGAACATGATCCTGAAGCGTTGGCTATTTTGATTACGAGCAGTGAAGCGCTGGCAAAGGATGTTGCCGCCGCGGTGAAGTTGCAGTCGGCAAAAAATGCGATTGCGAAGCAGTCGCTGGCAGCGCAAGGCTGCATATTTGTAACTGAATCGGTTGCAGAGGCGCGGGAGCTGACAAACCGCTTAGCTCCGGAACATCTGACTGTCGATGCAGCAGCGGATTTGAAATGGGTTCGCAATGCAGGGAGTGTCTTCGTGGGTGCCTATGCTCCGCAGTCAATGGGAGACTATGTCTCAGGGCCGAATCACGTGTTGCCCACTGGCCGCGTGGGGCGGCTGCGCGGAGGCTTGAGCGTGATGGATTTTGTAAAGGTGATTACCGTGCAGGAGTACACGCGCAAAGGGCTGCGGAAGATTGGCCCTCATGCGATTGCGCTGGCTGAGGCCGAGGGACTGGTCGGCCATGCGGAGAGTGTTCGAGTGAGGATGCGATGA